Genomic segment of Chelonia mydas isolate rCheMyd1 chromosome 11, rCheMyd1.pri.v2, whole genome shotgun sequence:
CAGACCCCCGCCACCGGGTCCCCGTCCACCGAGCTCAGCGCCAGCACGGCGATGGCCTTGACGCTGGGGATGAGCCAGGCGGCCAGGTGGAAGTACTGGGAGTAGCCGGCGATGGCCTCGTTGCCCCACTTCAGGCCGGCGGCCAGGAACCAGGTGAGGGACAGGATCACCCACCAGATGGAGCTGGCCATGCCGAAGAAGTAGAGCAGGAGGAAGACCGTGGTGCAGAGCGCGGGGCCCGTGGTCTCGTAGTGCACGTGGCGGTACTCCTGGTTGCAAGCCACGCTGGCGTGGCCGGCCACCAGCCGCACGATGTAGCCCAGCGAGACGAAGAGGTAGCAGGCGGAGAGGAAGATGATGGGCCGCTCCGGGTAGCGGAACCGCTCCATGTCGATCAGGAAGGTGGCCACGGTGGTGGAGGTGGAGAGGAAGCAGAGGATGGACCAGAGCCCGATCCAGAAGCTGGCGAAGGTCTTCTCGTCCTGGGTGAAGTAGGGCTGGAAGCAGGGCACGGCGCAGTTAGGCACCTGGCCGGTCCGGATCTTGCTGTAGAGCGGGTGGGACTCGCGGGCGATGGGCACGAAGGGCTCGGTGCAGCGGCACGCCCGGCCGCAGTCCGCGCCGCCGCCCGGGGCGAGGCTCCTCTGGGGCCCCCTGGAGGCGCGGGTGGGCTTGGCCAGGGCGGGCGGCGGGGCGGTGGGCTCGCTGCGGTTGTAATCCATGCAGAGCGTGTCCGGGTCCCCCAGCGCCGGCAGCCGCTCGCAGCTCATCCGCTCGGGCCAGGCGAAGCCGTACTGGCGCATGAGGGGCGAGCAGCCGGCCTTGGCCCGCTCGCACACGGCGCGGCAGGGCGGCAGGGGCTTGGCGTAGTCCAGCAGGCAGATGGGGGTGTAGacgctgcagaggaagaagcGCAGGTCCGGGGAGCACTGGATCTCCACCAGCGGCCAGAACTGGTGCACCTCCAGCCCCGCCTCGTCCTGCGTGTCGTGGTTGAACTGGTTGGGCATGTAGGTCAGGTTGTAGCCGATGCCCTTGCACATGGGCACCGTGATCTCCTGGCACACGGGCGCCTTGGCGGCGGCGGCCGCGACCGGCGGGAGccgcagcaggagcagcaggctcAGGAGCCCCCGGCCGGCGCCGACCATGGTGAGCGCAGCGCGCCGCGGCTGGCCCGGGACAGCAGCAGACGAGCTCGGGCAGGAGCTGTGGAGTCTCTCCCcggcccccgccgccgccgccggcggGGACCCCGAGTCCGGCGGGCCGGGGCGCTGCCTAGGCACGGGCGGCGCTCGGCTGGCGGAGAAGTTTGGCAGCGGTCCCTGCGCCGAGCCCGGCCCCTGGGGCATGGCCCGCCCGCGCGGGGCGGCTCGGCGCTCAGCCCCGGCCGGCCCGCTGCCCCCGCAAGCCGGGCTCCATGGCCGCGGGCAGCCACCTGCAGCGAAGGGGAAAGGGGAGCGCTGCCCCGGCCGCTGCGATCCGGCCGGGCGGGCAGGGCATCAGGCTGCCCCGGGCGCCCGGCACCGCGTGGCCCGCCCTCTGCCGCCGCTGCGCTCTGCCGCCCGCGGGCTCCGACCCCGGCCCTCGCTGCAGCCACCGCCACCCCGACAGCCGGCGCGGGCGGAGTGGAGCCCTGGCCACGGCCACCTGAGTTGAAATGCAcgggctgcagccccgccccTTCGCCTTCTGGCCACGCCCCCTACCGAGGGCCACGCCCCTCCGCGTTTagctccacccactccccatGGTGATTCCCCGAGGGAGcgtcccattccccccccccccactggggcACACACCGGCGCTGGACGGGGCGCCCCACCTCTGAATCTGCTTGAACTGGGGCCCTTCCCCGAGCAACCGGGGAGTCTCAGCTTCCAAAGGGAAGCCACTGCCAAGGTCCTTCTCAGGCACAGCTCCCCATCCAGGCCACCCTGGAGCACCTGAGCCCTCAGCTCAACACAGGCATGGGtgggagaagtgacttgccctgtCAAATGCAAAGGTGGGTGTTGCGATGTGGCCCTTCCCTTGCCCTGGTTGCACAACATCACAACGCTGTGCCAGTGCATGAGACCCACAGCCCGAAACTGACGTGCAAAGAGTCTCTTTGCAGCTCCCACAAACCTAAACAGTAAACAAACCCTATAAAGGAGGCTAGATCTGTGCCATCCATGCAGCTGTCACAGTCACAACTATTGATTAATAACACAGATgaggactttttaaaatctcagcctaGGATTTGTAAGATGACAGTGCCTCTTGAAACAGTCTAGGTGTCCCAATATTTTAATTTGCTAATATTTCAACATCTCGAAAAGAATCATAAGTTTAATATGCCTGAGATGTTGTTCACCCCTGGCAGGTACGCAACGATAGTTTATGTAACCTTATATATAAGCTTGGCAATAGGTGGACTGGGATAATGGCGCTCATtgaaacaaacccagttccctccaCAGAGATAAGTTAAAGTGACGAGAACAGGAAGGAACAGGATAGAAATAAGCTCTGGCTTTGTGCTTTCAACACCTAAGAAGTGCGTCAACAACCTACTAATGCATATGCTGGAGAGCCCGATTGCTCGTTAATtatacatttcatttaaaaactcacaAACAACAGTTTTTGGATGTTTCTCCAACATATCCTTCCGCTATGAAAAGTACCTCCCAGGAATACAATAAGCAAACTTAGCAGGGAAACATTTATAAACCCCTTGTCTGAGCTATTTTGAATCTATTTGTTAGTTTTTTCTAATTGGGTTCCTCTTGTTTGAGTTGCTGGTCTCTTGGACTCTCTCATCTAGCTCTTTCTGGCCCTGCAGAATCCCAGCTGCTCTTTCAGCAGCAGTGCGTGGCCCTACCACCCCGGAGTCAGCTCACTTTCTTTGATAAAAAGCTGATTGAACAGCTCCCAGTTTTGCTTAGATACCAGACCATGAGCGCTGAGCATCTGATGCAGGGACACAGATTAAATTCAGTGAGGAATTTGACACTCCCAGGAAAGAAGCAGATCTTGAAACTTACTTTTTCCTCTTCATCTCCTCACAGCTCCCTTCACTTCCCATCCCTCAACGGTGCAGTATCTTTGTCCTGCTCCCTCCATTAACTTTTCCCACTTCACCCACTGAACATAAAAGCAGAGTAGGATTTTGGCATGTAAGATGAAGCAGTGGGAATTGGTGCATGTCTCCAGGCCTTCAACCACCTATTTCCCTAGGCAGTCTGCTAACCTAGCCCCCTCTACACTGAACCAGAAAGAACCAGAGCAGGAAACAAATACAGAAACAGCATGTAGATTGCAAAGTCTGCTCTGTGTAATTGTGTCTAAAAGAGATTATTAGTCATGTAAACAGCCCTTCCTTAGTCAAGGTTTGGTGGTGGTACCTACTTTGCAGATGCATAATGACGgtttggctggagcctgggccacTGCAGCTAGGGATGTCTCAGGAGTGAATCGCTGCCGGGCTAGCTCAGGAAGACGAGAACTCCTTTTGGAACGTGTCCCAGAGAACATCCCATTACGCTCTCACTTCTGTATAAACAGACACAAGCTCTGATCTGCGCCTGTTggagacaatggcaaaactcccattgacttcaatgggagctggatcgtCCCATATTGTTTCCCCTCCTAGGAGAGATTAGATATGACAGAATCCTGCCCAATTAGTTTCTCCAAAGAAAATAAGGGCGGGGCTACACTACCaagttaggtcgacccagctacgTTGCTTGGGAGGTGCGAAAAATTCACCccccctgagagatgtaggtAAGCCAAGCAGTGTAGCCAGCGCTAAGAATTCTTCCCTCGACCTAGCTGCCACCTCACGGAGAGGCTGAACCCCGTCCATTGCTATACGTGTCAGTGCTTCAGCAGTGCTGCCGTAGCATGTCTAGAGTAGACATCGAGCCTCCTGACTACAAAACCCTGGGCCTAGTGCCCACGGCTTGCCCTGCAGACCAGCTCATCAGCCCAGAGAAAGCAAATGATGAACCAGGGTGCACCTTGTGAGTCTGACATCCCATCCCTTCTCCTTTTAGGTGGGTGTCCCCTTGAATATTTTGCTTTAGTCTGAGTAGCAATAGAGCACCCTGGCTTGCAGTTTCTCCTGGTTCGTTCCACCCCCCTGGTACCACCAGGGGACAGCAGCCGTGGCATTGGCAAACCTTGGGTGCTGTGTCCACATTGAAAATATCAGTGGTCACCTCCCTGGCTACCACAGGCTGGACGCTAGCCCCAGGCAAGCGTCACTCAGTTCTATCATCCAGCTCACCGAGTGGCATGAAGAAGCAAGAAGTTGCTGATATTTTTCAAAACAGTAACCAGCTCCTGGTTCATCTTAGCTCATTCATATTATAATCAATATACTATAACAAACACAGTTCTTGTATTTATAAGGTGCCTGTCACCTTAGGTTCTAATTCCCaactagtcaatgggagttaggtgcctaaatacctttgtgaatcccaactacaaggctctgattctgcaaacacttagatcttgtctacacacaaaatgTGTACCAGTTTTGCTAAAATTGGATTTTTACATCGATTTCTTGAAAACAGTGCAAGGCCCTACATTAATTTAAC
This window contains:
- the FZD5 gene encoding frizzled-5, producing MPQGPGSAQGPLPNFSASRAPPVPRQRPGPPDSGSPPAAAAGAGERLHSSCPSSSAAVPGQPRRAALTMVGAGRGLLSLLLLLRLPPVAAAAAKAPVCQEITVPMCKGIGYNLTYMPNQFNHDTQDEAGLEVHQFWPLVEIQCSPDLRFFLCSVYTPICLLDYAKPLPPCRAVCERAKAGCSPLMRQYGFAWPERMSCERLPALGDPDTLCMDYNRSEPTAPPPALAKPTRASRGPQRSLAPGGGADCGRACRCTEPFVPIARESHPLYSKIRTGQVPNCAVPCFQPYFTQDEKTFASFWIGLWSILCFLSTSTTVATFLIDMERFRYPERPIIFLSACYLFVSLGYIVRLVAGHASVACNQEYRHVHYETTGPALCTTVFLLLYFFGMASSIWWVILSLTWFLAAGLKWGNEAIAGYSQYFHLAAWLIPSVKAIAVLALSSVDGDPVAGVCYVGNQNLGNLRGFVLAPLVVYLLTGTLFLLAGFVSLFRIRSVIKQGGTKTDKLERLMIRIGIFTVLYTVPATLVVACYVYEQHYRESWEEAQNCSCPGDPRKPRPDYAVFMLKYFMCLVVGITSGVWIWSGKTLDSWRRFTGKWCRGRKPSMGTEAGSALTGRAGVAPSASYRKPVPLSQV